The sequence GGCTCCTGGGCGCAGGCGCGGACGCCGCTCCCGCTCCCAGCGCCAAAGCACAGCAAGCGCGCTGATTGGCGGGGTGGTGGCCTCTGCCTGAGTGTGCTGGGATGCGGTTGGCGGCGAGGCGCGCCGTGAGGCATGCTGGGAGTTTGAGTCCTCCACCGCCCTACACCGCCCCGCCCTCCCGGTGGcgagagcagtgctgggactTGGAGTCCCTTCCTGTCGGGATGCAATGTCGTAACAGGCTAAGGGCACTCGGTTTCCCAGAAGGCTCAGGAATAGGGTCGCCTCCCTCGAGAGCTCGGCGGGGCCGTGCGGGATTATGGCGGTGCTGGTCCTGGTCCGCTCTCAGCTGCCGCGGCTTCGCGCTCTGCTGCAGCGCTGCTGGGGGCGGCTGGAGCGCGGTCTCTGGCCGGCTGTCTTCGGGGGCCAGAGCCCGCCCTGGGGTAGGTTCCGGGCTCTTCTCTGCTCGGCTGAAGGAACTGGACGCGTTCCTGTGTCATCTGCTTTGAGGAGGGGTTGGAGtagatgatctcagaggtcccttccaacgcCATcgattctgtgattttgtgagaGGGCGATGTCGGGCCTGAGGGACTCGTTTTACCTCTGAAGGGTGGAGGGCGCTGGGATCAGTGAGGGAGCGGGGCGTGGGCGCCGCTCTGGCCTTGCTTCGGAGGTGACGGCAACGTCCGTGTCGTGTTTCCCCGACCGCACGTAAATGGGGCTTGGCTGTGAGGAATTTCtttctcacagaatcacagattatGCTGAGCGGGAAGGGGCgcacaaggatcatcaagtccaactcagccctgcacaggagagccccaagagtcacaccatgtgcccaagagcGTTGTCCAAACGCttcctgaactctgtcaggcttggagctgtgaccacttccctggggagcctgttccagtgccgaaacaccctctgggggaagaacatTTTCCCAACGTCTGAGCTAAACCTCCCTtgactcagcttcatgccatGCTTTTGAAtcctgtcaccacagagaagagatcagtgcctgcccctttccttcccctcatGAGAAGGTTGTAGAAtgtgataaggtctcccctcaacctcctccaggctgagcagatgAAATAGCCTCAGCTGCTTCTTGTACGGcttctgctccaggcccttcaccatccttgtgGCCCTCCTTTGAATGCTCTGTAAGAGGTTTATATCCTTCCGATGTTGTGGTGCCCCAAACTGCGCACAGTATTCAAGGGGAGGCTGCACCAGTACAGAGCAGACTGGCACAATCACGgccctcttttcctttctcctgcagGACCAGCACTCACTGTGCAAGGTCCGGCCCTTGTTCCACAAGGGGTTAGTGATGCTGGGGCGCCGAGCCTGCTGGAGAGCGTGGTGTGGATGGCGGCACCCAAGCAGAGGCGCACCATTGAGGTGAACCGCTGCAGGCGGAGGAACCCCAACAAGCTCATAGAAATAAAGGTGAGCAGCAATCCCTTGTTTTGGAGAATCATTGCAGAGGAAAGGACTGATTGTGAAAGCTCTCTGGAGTTTGTTTGTAAATCAATAAGCATAAAAGATACTGtaatctttaaaatactttgtaaaTCCTTTGTAATTCATTATGTGTGACAGTATGAGGTTAAATAAACAGTGACACTTGAGGTGCAAGCCaacaaaatgtgaattttggctGAACAGATAATGTAAATGGGAAAGGCCTACCTTTTCTGTGCATCTAATTGAGTCCATTGGTCTTTAGTCTTCTAAACATAATTAGGCATAATAACTTAGATACTGAATTTAGAGGCTGTTCTTAGTAGTAAGCATTTGACATAGCAACGCATTACAGAAAAGCTATGTAGAGGAATACATTTTGAAATGGTAGGTGAATTTCTCTAATTTAACAttattatttgtatatttttattttgccctgtttctttttttgctgctttttaaattacaaaatttcctgttttccacTGTCATTTTAGAGGAACATAGATGTTTGTCCTGAATGTGGAAACTTGAAGCAGAAACACGTCCTTTGTGGCTATTGTTACGCAAAGGTCAAAGAAGAAACTCGACTGATCCGGGTGGAAATATGCAAGAAAGAAGGGGGGCCGTTTAATGCTCCAACTGTAGAGACTGTTGTCCTTtatgaaggagaaaaacccaCAGATAAAGATGAAGGCAAGCGGATCATTGAAAGAGCCAGGAAGCGTCCGTCTTGGTTTGTTCAAAATTGATGCTGTAGCAAAAGCAGTTGCTGCAGTTAGAGAATTCATGATTTTCCAGAATGTTTTTCTCGTTCACTCAGTGTGAACAGAACTCCTCTGAACTTTTGGGAAGCCTGCTTGAATTTTTGTTGTGCCATGTGATTTTGCAGTCAGGCACTGTTTCTCCAGCATGCAGTGGGAAATGCTTCTCAGTGATACATCACAGCAGTCAGTGATACATCACAGAGAGAAATCAGGATCTGCCTTGGATTTGGATATCTGTGTACCGTAACTCAAGCAATTTATATGGTAATGTTCTATGCTGGTTTTATAAATAACATCTTTTAAGTTCACAGATGTTCAATAAAGTTTGTTAAGTGTCCCAGGGAAAtt comes from Camarhynchus parvulus chromosome 2, STF_HiC, whole genome shotgun sequence and encodes:
- the MRPL32 gene encoding 39S ribosomal protein L32, mitochondrial, with amino-acid sequence MAVLVLVRSQLPRLRALLQRCWGRLERGLWPAVFGGQSPPWGPALTVQGPALVPQGVSDAGAPSLLESVVWMAAPKQRRTIEVNRCRRRNPNKLIEIKRNIDVCPECGNLKQKHVLCGYCYAKVKEETRLIRVEICKKEGGPFNAPTVETVVLYEGEKPTDKDEGKRIIERARKRPSWFVQN